The following proteins come from a genomic window of Oceanibaculum indicum P24:
- a CDS encoding PAS domain-containing protein, giving the protein MTPAKAAPASSQRPMRIVSPRLQRLYAMWLRAADGYRMPDPGRIGPLDLADELLNILHVEVVWPENGPENGPDAPPRYRYRTIGMALQRFYGGNPEGKYVDEMPNPLFRRIAGAAYRDVVESRAPTCQTQRFYKDLWFASYERLLLPLSADSDRVTSIIGCIVPKVGVVKDGKESELEPEAGGKASATGMRW; this is encoded by the coding sequence ATGACCCCCGCCAAGGCCGCGCCGGCCAGTTCGCAGCGTCCGATGCGCATCGTCAGCCCCCGGCTGCAGCGGCTCTATGCGATGTGGCTGCGGGCCGCCGACGGCTACCGCATGCCAGATCCCGGCCGCATCGGGCCGCTCGATCTGGCCGACGAGTTGCTGAACATCCTGCATGTCGAGGTGGTGTGGCCGGAGAACGGCCCGGAGAACGGCCCGGACGCGCCGCCGCGTTACCGTTACCGCACCATCGGCATGGCGCTGCAACGCTTCTATGGCGGCAATCCCGAAGGCAAATATGTGGACGAGATGCCGAACCCGCTGTTCCGCCGCATCGCCGGCGCGGCCTATCGCGATGTGGTGGAGAGCCGCGCGCCGACCTGCCAGACCCAGCGTTTCTACAAGGATCTCTGGTTCGCCTCCTATGAGCGCCTGCTGCTGCCGCTGTCGGCGGACAGCGACAGGGTGACCTCGATCATCGGCTGCATCGTGCCGAAGGTCGGTGTTGTGAAGGATGGGAAAGAGAGCGAACTGGAGCCGGAGGCCGGCGGCAAGGCCAGTGCCACCGGGATGCGCTGGTAG
- the radC gene encoding RadC family protein: MARHNMAELGPGNGGCAESVERPHYHGHRKRLRERFLSAGADCLPDYELLELVLFLAQPRGDMKPLAKRLIDRFGNFAEVISADPHALAEIDGVGESALAALKIVQAGSHRLLRQRILNRPVIASWRDLLDYCRASMGFEKREQFRVLFLDRKNMIIADELMQQGTVDQTPVYPREVIRRALELHASALIMVHNHPSGDPTPSRADIEMTKEVQSAGKALGIALHDHVVIGRDDHASFKSLGLL, encoded by the coding sequence ATGGCCAGACACAACATGGCGGAGCTGGGGCCGGGAAACGGCGGCTGCGCGGAAAGCGTGGAGCGGCCGCATTATCACGGCCATCGCAAGCGCCTGCGCGAGCGCTTCCTGTCGGCCGGGGCGGACTGCCTGCCGGACTATGAGCTGCTGGAGCTGGTGCTGTTCCTGGCCCAGCCGCGCGGCGACATGAAGCCGCTGGCCAAGCGGCTGATCGACCGGTTCGGCAATTTCGCGGAGGTCATCAGCGCCGACCCGCACGCGCTGGCCGAGATCGACGGGGTAGGGGAGAGTGCGCTGGCCGCGCTGAAGATCGTGCAGGCCGGGTCGCACCGGCTGCTGCGCCAGCGCATCCTGAATCGGCCGGTCATCGCCTCCTGGCGCGATCTGTTGGATTACTGCCGGGCCTCCATGGGCTTCGAGAAGCGGGAGCAGTTCCGCGTGCTGTTCCTCGACCGGAAGAACATGATCATCGCCGACGAGCTGATGCAGCAGGGCACGGTGGACCAGACGCCGGTCTATCCGCGCGAGGTGATCCGCCGTGCGCTGGAGCTGCACGCCTCCGCGCTCATCATGGTGCACAACCATCCGTCCGGCGACCCGACGCCCAGCCGCGCCGACATTGAGATGACGAAGGAGGTTCAGTCGGCGGGCAAGGCGCTCGGCATCGCGCTGCACGACCATGTCGTCATCGGCCGCGACGACCATGCCAGCTTCAAGAGTTTGGGGTTGTTGTGA
- a CDS encoding M20 family metallopeptidase, with translation MSRQAAIADAVAQLDNGTFLKDLARRVAIPTESQNPERKEALLAYLTDEMQPTLEAIGFTCRIVPNPVSHGGPFLIAERIEGAHLPTVLSYGHGDVIRGLEDQWRDGIGPWEMKQEGERLYGRGTADNKGQHSINIQALKSVIGARGNLGFNCKLLIETGEETGSPGLRLLCEQEKEALSADLLLASDGPRLQPGRPTIFLGARGNFNFDMWLDLREGAHHSGNWGGLLADPGVILAHAIASICSPTGKILVDGFLPTPIPNSVRAALADCTVDGGEDGPTVDEWWGEPGMTPAERVYGWNSFDVLAFKTGNPERPVNAIPPSAKAHCQIRFVVGSDPENFLPSLRKHLDARGFQAVQLAPSRDAYFKATRLDPDDPWVKWAVGSIEATLGAKPAILPNLGGSLPNDIFTDVLKLPTVWVPHSYASCSQHAPNEHALLPIIREGLQMMAGLFWDLGEKSVPARKAA, from the coding sequence ATGAGCAGGCAGGCGGCGATCGCGGACGCGGTGGCGCAACTCGACAATGGCACGTTCCTGAAGGACCTCGCCCGGCGCGTGGCAATCCCGACGGAAAGCCAGAACCCGGAGCGCAAGGAGGCGCTGCTGGCCTACCTGACCGACGAGATGCAGCCGACGCTGGAAGCCATCGGTTTCACCTGCCGCATCGTCCCCAACCCGGTCTCGCATGGCGGGCCGTTCCTGATCGCCGAGCGCATCGAGGGCGCGCACCTGCCGACCGTGCTGAGCTATGGCCATGGCGACGTGATCCGCGGGCTGGAGGACCAGTGGCGCGACGGCATCGGCCCGTGGGAGATGAAGCAGGAGGGCGAGCGCCTCTATGGCCGCGGCACGGCGGATAATAAGGGCCAGCACTCCATCAACATCCAGGCGCTGAAATCGGTGATCGGCGCGCGCGGGAACCTCGGCTTCAACTGCAAGCTGCTGATCGAGACCGGGGAGGAAACCGGCTCCCCCGGCCTGCGCCTGCTCTGCGAGCAGGAGAAGGAGGCGCTCTCCGCCGACCTGCTGCTGGCCTCCGACGGGCCGCGCCTGCAGCCGGGCCGCCCGACCATCTTCCTGGGCGCGCGCGGCAATTTCAATTTCGACATGTGGCTGGATTTGCGCGAGGGCGCGCATCATTCCGGCAACTGGGGCGGGCTGCTGGCCGACCCCGGCGTGATCCTGGCGCATGCCATCGCCTCGATCTGCTCGCCGACCGGCAAGATCCTGGTCGATGGCTTCCTGCCGACACCGATCCCCAATTCGGTGCGTGCTGCGCTGGCCGACTGCACCGTCGATGGGGGCGAGGATGGCCCGACCGTCGATGAATGGTGGGGCGAGCCCGGCATGACCCCGGCGGAACGCGTCTATGGCTGGAACAGCTTCGATGTGCTGGCCTTCAAGACCGGCAATCCGGAGCGCCCGGTGAACGCCATCCCGCCCTCGGCCAAGGCGCACTGCCAGATCCGCTTCGTGGTCGGCAGCGACCCGGAGAATTTCCTGCCGTCCCTGCGCAAGCATCTGGACGCGCGCGGCTTCCAGGCGGTTCAGCTGGCGCCCAGCCGCGATGCCTATTTCAAGGCGACGCGCCTGGACCCGGACGATCCCTGGGTGAAGTGGGCGGTCGGTTCCATCGAGGCGACGTTGGGGGCTAAGCCCGCCATCCTGCCCAATCTCGGCGGCTCGCTGCCCAATGACATTTTTACCGACGTGCTGAAATTGCCTACCGTATGGGTCCCGCATTCCTATGCGTCCTGCTCCCAGCATGCGCCGAACGAGCATGCGCTGCTGCCGATCATCCGCGAGGGGCTGCAGATGATGGCCGGACTTTTCTGGGATCTGGGCGAAAAGTCGGTGCCGGCGCGCAAGGCCGCCTGA
- the map gene encoding type I methionyl aminopeptidase translates to MEDHRREERSIKIHDAAGFEGMRRAGRLAAETLDFITPHVQPGVTTGALDKLCHDYIVEHGAIPAPLGYRGFPKSICTSVNHVVCHGIPGDKKLAEGDILNIDVTVILDGWHGDTSRMFGVGKIGVKAQKLIDITYEAMMLGIQAVRPGATLGDIGHAIQTHAEASRFSVVRDFCGHGLGKVFHDAPSILHYGKPGKGIALRPGMFFTVEPMINAGRYDVKVLADDWTAVTKDRSLSAQFEHSIAVTEDGFEIFTASPKGWDRPPYV, encoded by the coding sequence ATGGAAGACCACCGACGCGAAGAGCGCAGCATCAAGATCCACGACGCCGCCGGCTTCGAGGGCATGCGGCGCGCCGGCCGGCTGGCGGCCGAGACGCTGGATTTCATCACCCCCCATGTTCAGCCCGGCGTGACCACGGGCGCGCTGGATAAGCTGTGCCACGACTATATTGTGGAGCATGGTGCAATCCCGGCGCCGCTGGGCTATCGCGGCTTTCCGAAATCGATCTGCACCTCGGTCAACCATGTCGTCTGCCATGGCATCCCCGGCGACAAGAAGCTCGCCGAGGGCGATATCCTGAACATCGACGTGACGGTTATCCTGGATGGCTGGCATGGCGACACCAGCCGCATGTTCGGGGTCGGCAAGATCGGTGTGAAGGCGCAGAAGCTGATCGACATCACCTACGAGGCGATGATGCTGGGCATCCAGGCGGTGAGGCCGGGCGCCACGCTGGGTGATATCGGCCACGCCATCCAGACCCATGCCGAGGCCAGCCGCTTCTCCGTGGTGCGCGACTTCTGCGGCCACGGGCTGGGCAAGGTGTTCCACGACGCGCCGTCGATCCTGCATTACGGCAAGCCGGGCAAGGGCATCGCCCTGCGTCCCGGCATGTTCTTCACGGTGGAGCCGATGATCAATGCCGGCCGCTATGACGTGAAGGTGCTGGCCGATGACTGGACGGCGGTGACCAAGGATCGCTCGCTATCCGCCCAGTTCGAGCATTCCATCGCCGTGACCGAGGACGGGTTCGAGATTTTCACAGCCTCGCCCAAGGGCTGGGACCGCCCACCCTACGTGTGA
- a CDS encoding carbonic anhydrase, producing MDEGFRLSRRAALLGSIGLAGMSGLGLMAGLPRRALAAAGARPKHAMSPTQALNALLAGNARYVANRPGPVDFLPRRQLLATGQSPFAIILGCADSRVSPEFAFDQRPGDLFVLRVAGNYLTVDSLASMEYAVEFLGTPLILVLGHTSCGAISAAVDVATTNAALPGSLPALAKQIVPAVKQAQAKGAPGNRAALIRHATTENIRRTVEAIKTAGPLLSRYVEAGTLNVAGGLYDLNTGQVAVIGS from the coding sequence ATGGACGAAGGTTTCAGGCTGTCGCGCCGGGCGGCGCTGCTGGGCAGCATCGGGCTGGCAGGCATGAGCGGCCTCGGACTGATGGCGGGGCTGCCGCGCCGGGCGCTGGCGGCAGCAGGCGCGCGTCCGAAACACGCAATGTCACCGACCCAGGCGCTGAACGCGCTGCTGGCCGGCAATGCGCGCTATGTCGCCAACCGGCCGGGGCCGGTGGATTTCCTGCCGCGCCGGCAGCTTCTCGCCACCGGGCAGAGCCCCTTCGCCATCATTCTGGGCTGCGCCGATTCCCGCGTCAGCCCGGAATTCGCCTTCGACCAGCGGCCCGGCGACCTGTTCGTGCTGCGCGTCGCAGGCAATTACCTGACCGTCGATTCGCTGGCCAGCATGGAATATGCGGTGGAGTTCCTCGGCACGCCGCTGATCCTGGTGCTGGGCCATACGAGCTGCGGCGCGATTTCCGCCGCCGTGGACGTGGCCACGACGAATGCCGCCCTGCCCGGCAGCCTGCCGGCGCTGGCGAAACAGATCGTGCCGGCGGTGAAACAGGCGCAGGCGAAGGGCGCTCCCGGCAACCGGGCGGCGCTGATCCGGCACGCCACCACCGAGAATATCCGCCGCACCGTGGAGGCGATCAAGACGGCCGGGCCGCTGCTGTCGCGCTATGTCGAGGCCGGCACGTTGAACGTCGCAGGTGGGCTCTACGATCTCAACACCGGCCAGGTTGCCGTGATCGGGAGCTAA
- a CDS encoding restriction endonuclease → MAIPDFQTLMLPVLKASANGEVHISEVVNRLAIEFGLTDAERVELLPSRRQATFDNRVHWAKSYLGKAGLVEMTGRGRFQISERGRKVLSKPPKIINIKFLEQFPEFALFRKPSETGTPAPAAKVKAVEKTGSTPDELIREAHAGLEAELSQEILQRIQAAPPAFFERIVVQLLVAMGYGGSTGQAGEALVIGRSGDGGIDGVIDQDALGLDRVYVQAKRYADGNIVGAGAIRDFFGALDGFKAAKGLFVTTSSFSASAKQTAESLSKRIVLIDGVQLARLMIRYDVGCRIEETLYIKKIDEDFFE, encoded by the coding sequence ATGGCAATACCGGATTTTCAGACGCTGATGTTGCCGGTGCTAAAAGCGTCGGCCAATGGCGAGGTTCATATTTCGGAGGTAGTGAATCGACTGGCTATCGAGTTTGGTTTGACCGATGCGGAGCGGGTTGAATTATTGCCTTCTCGTCGTCAGGCTACCTTCGATAACCGCGTTCATTGGGCAAAAAGTTATCTTGGCAAGGCCGGTCTTGTGGAAATGACTGGGCGCGGACGTTTTCAAATCTCTGAACGCGGGCGCAAGGTGCTATCTAAGCCACCAAAGATCATAAACATCAAATTCTTAGAGCAATTTCCCGAATTCGCTCTTTTTAGAAAGCCAAGCGAGACTGGCACGCCTGCGCCTGCTGCAAAGGTCAAGGCGGTAGAGAAAACTGGATCGACGCCTGACGAGTTGATCCGCGAAGCCCATGCCGGTCTTGAAGCAGAGCTGTCGCAGGAAATCCTACAACGGATTCAGGCTGCTCCGCCGGCTTTTTTTGAGCGAATTGTGGTGCAGCTTCTCGTCGCAATGGGCTATGGCGGTTCGACCGGTCAAGCTGGTGAAGCGCTAGTCATTGGGCGCAGTGGCGATGGCGGTATCGACGGTGTGATCGATCAGGACGCGTTGGGACTTGATCGAGTCTATGTTCAGGCCAAGCGTTATGCCGATGGCAATATCGTTGGCGCGGGGGCGATCCGTGATTTCTTCGGCGCGCTGGACGGATTCAAGGCGGCCAAGGGGTTGTTCGTCACCACCTCCAGCTTCAGCGCCTCGGCAAAGCAGACGGCGGAGAGTTTGAGCAAGCGGATCGTCCTCATAGATGGGGTACAGCTTGCTCGGCTGATGATCCGCTACGATGTTGGCTGTCGTATCGAAGAAACGCTCTATATCAAGAAAATAGACGAGGATTTTTTCGAATAG
- a CDS encoding DUF1217 domain-containing protein produces MVANVAFMSGVSAALSFQMLQKNTSQQIAQFGQTAQVMREVEYFKKKAGSIESVDDLMKDRRLMNFALSAFSLESEAQYPGRLKKVLESDLDDNSSLANRLSDNRYREIAGAFDFANSGASKLQDAAFLEDLSQKYILNEFEKALGNNNPALREATYFLRNIGNVTSPYDILGDNVLRSVVTFTLNLPAQIAVQSVETQARLIEGRLDLEKFKGVESTTATGGSSIRINDARDDQTLLYNGVQLSKQAIAQVDAIQSQLELIRAGYGALDAVQDPAGEFQAEIPVQEAAIPEMVRQNGLLAAANDSLGRIQGYVSRMNALVGLASDPANAARLDSYKTEFAELRDKINTAYSEATYSYDDGDADAAGTLENLLNGALPDLSVQYKSTGETVTARSQDLTGFLADIDAANASFQAVTGSGDAGNLATAGGIIASGTTELANVRKEVTADRTALTDAIASIPQFAATLNSASLYPGAEAVRDAGSRLSEINLLLGELRGLAVESTALPASSNRTGLQAQYDEIVGKIGDLINDPRTAGLDNLLAGGNQSYELLNGFNIEARGRDLTTSVLAELTGRDISSFANAQDVLTALDSPVATATSTAFREISIDASSFNLASEKLDPRAAVDSAYRRLSNDLQTYINAAAFEGRNLLSADQENIEYRVESSGRLMKVDAVSDFATNFGAILRGGADGLPSDGGDSTGAIAALEDALFSLGRVRETLNSDLRTQQMEKSIVDATLAQFVDSESAETEDPYAGSSKFAMEFIQKFLAMKDAESATSQLGLGSGRDAYLLNLVQPINFNFNV; encoded by the coding sequence ATGGTAGCCAACGTCGCCTTTATGAGCGGTGTCTCCGCAGCACTCTCCTTCCAGATGCTGCAGAAGAACACCTCGCAGCAGATCGCGCAGTTCGGACAGACTGCGCAGGTCATGCGCGAGGTCGAGTATTTCAAGAAAAAGGCCGGCTCCATCGAAAGCGTCGACGATCTGATGAAGGATCGCCGGCTGATGAATTTTGCCCTGTCCGCCTTTAGCCTGGAAAGTGAAGCGCAGTATCCTGGGCGCCTGAAGAAGGTGCTGGAAAGCGACCTGGACGACAACAGCTCGCTGGCCAACCGGCTGTCCGACAACCGCTACCGCGAAATCGCCGGTGCCTTCGACTTCGCGAACAGCGGCGCGTCGAAGCTGCAGGACGCGGCTTTCCTGGAAGACCTGTCGCAGAAATATATCCTCAACGAGTTCGAGAAGGCGCTGGGCAACAATAACCCGGCCCTGCGAGAGGCGACCTACTTCCTGCGCAATATCGGCAATGTCACCAGCCCCTACGATATTTTGGGCGACAATGTGCTGCGCTCGGTCGTCACCTTCACGCTGAACCTGCCGGCACAGATTGCCGTGCAGTCGGTGGAAACGCAGGCGCGGCTCATCGAAGGGCGGCTCGACCTCGAAAAATTCAAGGGTGTGGAGAGCACGACCGCGACGGGCGGCAGCTCGATCCGCATCAATGATGCGCGCGACGACCAGACGCTGCTCTACAATGGCGTGCAGCTGTCGAAGCAGGCGATCGCCCAGGTGGATGCGATCCAGAGCCAGCTTGAGCTGATCCGCGCCGGTTATGGCGCGCTGGATGCGGTGCAGGACCCGGCCGGTGAATTCCAGGCGGAAATCCCGGTGCAGGAAGCGGCCATCCCGGAGATGGTGCGCCAGAACGGCTTGCTGGCCGCCGCCAATGATTCGCTGGGCCGCATTCAAGGCTATGTCAGCCGCATGAACGCGCTGGTCGGCCTCGCCAGCGACCCCGCGAACGCTGCCAGGCTGGACAGCTACAAGACCGAGTTCGCGGAACTGCGCGACAAGATCAACACCGCCTATAGTGAGGCGACATATTCCTATGATGACGGCGATGCGGATGCCGCCGGGACGCTGGAAAATCTGTTGAACGGCGCGCTGCCCGACCTGTCCGTGCAGTATAAATCGACCGGCGAGACCGTGACCGCGCGTTCGCAGGATCTGACCGGGTTCCTGGCCGATATCGATGCCGCCAATGCCAGCTTCCAGGCCGTGACCGGGTCCGGCGATGCCGGCAATCTGGCGACGGCGGGCGGTATCATCGCCAGCGGCACGACTGAGCTGGCCAATGTCCGCAAGGAAGTTACGGCGGACCGTACGGCACTGACGGACGCGATTGCCTCGATCCCGCAATTTGCCGCGACGCTGAATTCCGCCTCGCTCTATCCGGGCGCGGAAGCGGTGCGTGATGCCGGCTCGCGGCTGAGCGAGATCAATCTGCTGCTGGGTGAACTCCGTGGCCTGGCGGTGGAGTCCACGGCGCTGCCCGCCAGCTCCAACCGCACTGGCCTGCAGGCCCAGTATGACGAGATTGTCGGCAAGATCGGCGACCTGATTAACGACCCGCGCACGGCCGGCCTCGACAATCTGCTGGCCGGCGGCAATCAGAGCTATGAGCTGCTGAACGGTTTCAATATCGAGGCCCGCGGCCGCGATCTGACGACCAGCGTGCTGGCCGAGCTGACAGGCCGCGACATCAGCTCCTTCGCCAACGCCCAGGATGTGCTGACCGCGCTGGACAGCCCGGTGGCGACCGCGACCAGCACGGCCTTCCGCGAGATTTCCATCGACGCCAGCTCCTTCAACCTGGCATCGGAGAAGCTGGACCCGCGCGCCGCGGTGGACAGCGCCTATCGCAGGCTGTCGAACGATTTGCAGACTTATATCAACGCTGCCGCGTTTGAGGGGCGGAACCTGCTGTCCGCTGACCAGGAAAACATTGAGTACCGTGTGGAATCCAGCGGCCGGCTGATGAAGGTCGACGCAGTCAGCGACTTCGCGACCAATTTCGGTGCCATCCTGCGTGGCGGGGCCGATGGCCTGCCAAGCGATGGCGGTGACAGCACCGGCGCCATCGCGGCGCTGGAGGACGCGCTGTTCTCGCTGGGGCGGGTGCGTGAGACGCTGAATTCCGATCTGCGCACGCAGCAGATGGAAAAGAGCATCGTCGATGCGACGTTGGCCCAGTTTGTCGACAGCGAGTCGGCTGAAACAGAAGATCCCTATGCCGGGTCCAGCAAGTTCGCCATGGAATTCATCCAGAAATTCCTGGCGATGAAGGATGCTGAGTCCGCCACTTCGCAGCTGGGTCTGGGCTCCGGCCGGGATGCCTATCTGCTGAACCTAGTCCAGCCGATCAATTTCAACTTCAACGTCTGA
- a CDS encoding amidase encodes MTNDNTDICYLPATELLKHYRRKSLSPVEVTKAILARIEAVDKHVNAFCLVDAEAALAAARASEARWMQREPRGMVDGVPATVKDLILSEGWPTLRGSKTVARNQNWPEDAPAVARLREEGAVLLGKTTTPEYGWKGVTDSPLTGITRNPWDTSKTPGGSSGGAAAAAALGMGCLHIGTDGGGSIRMPAGFTGIFGLKAHFGRVPAFPASPMGTLSHVGPMTRTVGDTALMMNAIAMPDARDWFSLPYDGRDYRIGLEDGVEGLRIAYSPALGYAKVDPEIAEAVKRAVQVFVDMGAEVDEVDPGFEDPAWVFRTHWYFGAANLYRKLTPEQRKLMDPGFVEVAEEGLTYTSEQIAKAAEARSALGLTMNLFHESYDLLLTPTLPLPAFEAGIEFPAGKGFTRWPDWSPFSHPFNLTQQPAASAPCGFTKAGLPIGLQIVGPAHADSLVLQAARAYEAAHPFVMPKAANVTH; translated from the coding sequence ATGACAAACGACAATACCGATATCTGCTATCTCCCGGCGACCGAGCTGCTGAAGCACTATCGCCGCAAGAGCCTGTCGCCGGTCGAGGTGACGAAGGCCATTCTGGCGCGCATCGAGGCGGTCGATAAGCATGTGAACGCCTTCTGCCTGGTCGATGCCGAGGCGGCGCTGGCCGCCGCCCGCGCCTCGGAAGCGCGCTGGATGCAGCGCGAGCCGCGCGGCATGGTCGATGGCGTCCCGGCGACGGTGAAGGATCTGATCCTCAGCGAGGGCTGGCCCACCCTGCGCGGCAGCAAGACCGTGGCACGCAACCAGAACTGGCCGGAAGACGCGCCCGCCGTGGCGCGGCTGCGCGAGGAAGGGGCGGTGCTGCTGGGCAAGACCACCACGCCGGAATATGGCTGGAAGGGTGTGACCGACAGCCCGCTGACCGGCATCACGCGAAACCCGTGGGATACCTCGAAGACGCCGGGTGGCTCGTCGGGTGGCGCGGCGGCTGCGGCTGCGCTTGGCATGGGCTGCCTGCATATCGGCACCGATGGCGGCGGCTCGATCCGCATGCCGGCGGGCTTTACCGGCATCTTCGGGCTGAAGGCGCATTTCGGCCGGGTGCCGGCCTTCCCGGCTAGCCCGATGGGCACGCTCTCGCATGTCGGGCCGATGACCCGCACCGTGGGCGACACCGCGCTGATGATGAATGCGATTGCCATGCCGGACGCGCGCGACTGGTTCTCCCTGCCCTATGACGGGCGCGACTACCGCATCGGGCTGGAGGATGGCGTCGAGGGGCTGCGCATCGCCTACAGCCCGGCGCTGGGCTATGCCAAGGTCGATCCGGAGATCGCGGAGGCGGTGAAGCGCGCGGTGCAGGTCTTCGTCGATATGGGGGCGGAGGTGGACGAGGTCGATCCCGGCTTCGAGGACCCGGCCTGGGTGTTCCGTACCCACTGGTATTTCGGCGCCGCCAACCTCTATCGCAAGCTGACGCCGGAGCAGCGCAAGCTGATGGACCCTGGCTTCGTCGAGGTGGCGGAGGAGGGGCTGACCTACACCTCGGAGCAGATCGCGAAGGCCGCCGAGGCGCGCTCCGCCCTTGGCCTCACCATGAACCTGTTCCATGAGAGCTATGATTTGCTGCTGACGCCGACCCTGCCGCTGCCCGCCTTCGAGGCCGGCATCGAATTCCCGGCGGGCAAGGGCTTCACCCGCTGGCCGGACTGGTCGCCCTTCAGCCATCCCTTCAACCTGACGCAGCAGCCCGCCGCCAGCGCGCCCTGCGGCTTCACCAAGGCGGGGCTGCCGATCGGGCTGCAGATTGTCGGCCCGGCCCATGCCGATTCGCTGGTGCTGCAGGCCGCCCGCGCCTATGAGGCGGCCCACCCCTTCGTGATGCCGAAGGCCGCGAATGTGACGCACTGA
- a CDS encoding competence/damage-inducible protein A, whose translation MESNPAPTAALLIIGNEVLSGRTKDANLSHLGTQLSEMGIRMMEARVVPDIEARIIEAVNELRARYTYVFTTGGIGPTHDDITSACIAKAFGVNLIRHHEAMAVLAAHYAATGAEFNDARKKMAEVPEGAALVENPVSKAPGFHIGNVYVFAGIPRIMQAMFDSVRGELATGAKIASRTVSCRIGEGTLAQGLGAIQARHPGIDIGSYPYFAGGGFGVSLVLRGTDEAALDAAADEVRALIRSLGGEPVEGEPVKEEAGK comes from the coding sequence ATGGAATCAAACCCCGCCCCTACTGCCGCTCTCCTCATCATCGGCAATGAGGTGCTGTCCGGCCGTACCAAGGACGCCAACCTCTCGCATCTCGGCACGCAGCTCTCGGAGATGGGCATCCGCATGATGGAGGCGCGCGTGGTGCCCGACATCGAGGCGCGGATCATCGAGGCAGTGAACGAGCTGCGGGCGCGCTACACCTATGTCTTCACCACCGGCGGCATCGGGCCGACGCATGACGACATCACCTCGGCCTGCATCGCCAAGGCCTTCGGCGTGAATCTCATCCGCCACCACGAGGCGATGGCCGTGCTGGCCGCGCATTACGCCGCGACCGGGGCGGAGTTCAACGACGCCCGCAAGAAGATGGCCGAGGTGCCGGAAGGTGCTGCGCTGGTCGAGAACCCGGTCTCCAAGGCGCCCGGCTTCCACATCGGCAATGTCTATGTCTTCGCCGGCATCCCGCGCATCATGCAGGCAATGTTCGACAGTGTGCGCGGCGAGCTGGCGACCGGCGCGAAGATCGCCTCGCGCACCGTCTCCTGCCGCATCGGCGAGGGCACGCTGGCCCAGGGGCTGGGCGCCATCCAGGCGCGCCACCCCGGCATCGATATCGGCAGCTACCCCTATTTCGCCGGCGGCGGCTTCGGCGTGTCGCTGGTGCTGCGCGGCACCGACGAGGCGGCGCTGGACGCGGCGGCGGACGAGGTCCGCGCGCTCATCCGCAGCCTCGGCGGCGAACCGGTCGAGGGCGAGCCGGTGAAGGAAGAAGCGGGGAAGTAG